The nucleotide sequence GCCAACAGGGCCTGTAATAGCACAGGATTCTTGTTGTTTCAGTAACAGGTCATACTAGCAAGTTACATGGGTACATTTAATTCTGCATTTTTTATGCCAAGTTACTATACTACTATGTGGTGTGTAATTATATTAGGTGACTAAGGTTGACAACTGAGGATGAGCAAGATGTACCTGTTTCTCCCACTCTGTTCTCGTAATAATGACAAGAACTATAGCCATCTGTAGCAAGGTGCCTGTTAGCATGCCCGTCCATACCCCCTGCATCCATCATCAGATGAGCAACACATAATTTCTTCAACTTGATCTCGGCGATCCGAACGAAACTATTTTCTGGCTGAGTAGCTTACCAGTGCGCCAAGTTTGAGCTTGAATCCAAGAAGGACACCAACCGGAATGCCTACCAAGTAGTAGCAACCGATGTTCACGAATGCCACCTGCAACTGCCACCCTGCCCCTACAGCCACACCTGCAAATTCACAAACCGTCGAGATGAAGTTGATAACCATGTTAAATTGTTGATTAAAGCCATAGACCTTCTGGGTGTTCTACTACCTGAGAGCACTGGCCCAATGCTGCTGAAGAAGACGGTGACGGCGAGCAGGTACCCCAACCTCGCCGCTCCGTCGAccacctcctcgtcgtcgctgaagAGCCTCGGCAAACCTCTTCTCCAGATGAAGAAGACGGCCATGAAGGCGGCCCCAATGAGCGCGGATGTCATGGCCGCCATGGCCACGGAGAACTTGGCCTCCTTGGGTCTGCTCGCTCCGAGCTCGTTGGACACCCTGACGCTGACTGCTTCGCTCAAGCCCAGCGCCACCATCATGGTCCAGAACTCGTAGTTGATGCTGTCAAATTAATTCTCCATGTTAATATGGTGCTTGTAATTAGAGAATATGTAGAGTGGCGTacaaaaagtaaacaagaaggaacaCTCACCAGACTGACATGATATCAAGCTGGAGCTGGCCATTCTTGAGCAGACCCACAAGAATGAGCAATGCGGCGTAGTACCAAAACTCCAAGCTTTTTTCCCAAATTAAGTTACAAAACCTATGAAAACTCAAGTAAAAGTATGGATCTGCTCAACTGGAAAATTAAATTTTATACCAACCAGATCATGGCGGCAGACACGAGGGAGATCTTGACGAAGGCGGCGAGGTTCCTGAACGCGAGAACGGAGAACCCCTTCCACGCGTCGGGGAACCGGCCGCTGACCAGGCAGGCGAACTGCGCGGCGTCGATGAGCCAGTAGGAGACGTTCccggcgacggccgcgccgcggaGGCCGTACCCGAGCCGGTTGACGGCGACGTAGGTGAGCGCGACGTGGACGGCGAGCGCGGCGCCGGTGATGGCCGTCagggcccacaccctgctctggGTCTGGAAGAACTTCTGCAGCGGGAAGTTGGCGGCGTGCGCGAGCAGCCGCGGGATCGCCCACCGCGCGTACGGCCCGGCGGCCTCCGCCACGGCGGCCGGCTGGCGGAGGAGGGAGCCCAGAATCGGCGTGGCGAAGGCGTACGCCGGCGTGAGCGCCACCGCGGCGGCGCCGCAGACGATCCACGACTGCTGCACGTACACGCCCAGAAGGTCCAGCTGCCCGGCGCCCACCGCCTGCCCGCACAGCGTGTCCAGCGCGCAGCCCATGCCGAACTGCGCTGCCGCACCGCACGCACGATTGATTATTAGTAAGATTTCTCGCACAGAGATTGATTGGATCTCTTGGCCTGCGGTGTGCCGCGATCTACCTACCAGGACTCCGTAGGCGAAGCCCTCCAGGATGCTCTCCACGACGGTGACCGCGGCGAGCTCCACGACGCCGATGTGCCCCACGAAGCTGGCCGTGACGAAGCCGATGGAGAACTGGAACACCTCGGTGAGGACCGCCGGGAAGGCCAGACGCCATAGCAGCTTCGACTCCTCCCAGCTCTTCGTCGCCAGCGCCCTCATCACTACCAACCACTCTCTCTCCGAGAGGGGAACAGAAGATGACGTGTTAATATCACAAGCTCAGTACCAAGGGCATCGTCAACGCTGACTCGTAAATTTACGCCCCCATCCGTCCGCGGAAGAGGCCACTCCACATACAATTCCAAGATGATttcaactaaccggacgaaattcatgcaaatcgGTTGATTTTCATATAAACTAAAGCACATTCATTACAATTCGGACATATTTTAATTAAACCCGGctctaaacctaatctaaatgatcgccatCATCCATCCGGGTGTGAGCACCACGAAATGAAGCTTCAACTCCGCCTTCACattctccagctccgcctcggcagTCTCCAGCTCTGCCTCCGAAGCCTCCATCTCCACATCCATGAGCCTCGGGAAGTGAAGCTTACCGCCTTCACGTCGCCGCCAAGCAGCTAATCGGCCGACGATGTTAAGCCCACCAAGTTTGGCTTCAACGGGAGGAGAGGAGCGGTTGCCTTCTTGGGACCCGAGCGCAGGCGACCTCCCAtgctctactcttcctcgtcgCCGGCGGTGCTTGCGAACGTGCCGACTTCGTGGTCGTGACAGCGGGGCGCGATCGAGGCGGAGTTGGCGATGTCCTCATCCTCATCGCTCTTGCCCAAACACCTCATCCGCCACCTCGCCCATCTTCTTGTAGCGGCCTGTAAATCTAACTGATACTAGATGTACCGCCAACAGTCGCAACGGATTTCGTGGCAATGCGGTAGGAGTCGACCAGCGCCTCCTGCTCGGCCACGTCCACGTCCGACACTATGGTTGTGTCGGAGGTGAGTTGCGCCTCCGCGCGCTGGTGCTCGTCGAGGACGCCAAGGTTGTAGGCCCGATCGGCCTGCGCCTGCCAAAACTTGGCCTCCCGCTCCTCTCGCGGCATATCCGTGTAGTGGGCACATGCCTCGCCCATGGTGATGCCGACATGCACCGACAAGTATGGTGGCGCCAGCTTGTCCTCGGCCGCGTCCTCCATTGGGACGTGCGCAGCGCCGGCCACCGTCTGCCTGCCGGCTGCAATGGCGGTGATCTCCTTTTTTTGCTGGGATGAGAGGCTGCCCCAGACGGCTTTGGAACTCTAGGAGGCCATGGTGTGCGTGGtgcagagaggaggaagaaagcggAGGATGATGCATGCGGGGGATGGCAAGGCAACCCACAACGTGAAAGATGATGAGCGGCAGAGGGGTGGACGGGTGGCGCCTGCTAGCCGTTCTTCGTCAACTGCACGTGTGTTTAATGTAGGTAGGCGGACGGACGAGCTGTTATTTGAACACGGGGCAGCCACATGCACTCGGAAGCGGCGAGGGCAACACCCTCACCGGCATGCCATTTCAATGTCAAAGCGCGATGAGAGGGCACGTCGCTCTAAGccggcatgaatacaacattggtACTCTGGAGCGGCGCTAACCGGCTTCGGCGGAAAAGCATGCGGGTGCGGGACGGCTTTTTGGTGGGCAGGGTAGTCAGGAGTGAACGTGGCAGCGTGTTTGCCTTCGGTTTGCGGGAAAAAGCACATCCAAACCGCCCTGCAGGATGATACAGACCTGCGTTGGATGATAAAATATGTCCGGACCGAGCGGTCCAGACGGTTGCGGGTAGTTTCAGGAttcgcattggagatgccctaagctagTTCATAAGTACTCCCTCTGGCTGAAATTatttgtcgctcaaacggatgtactagatatatccgtttgagcgacaagtaatttcgGATGAACAAAGTATGTTATAAATGTGTTTATCAATATTTGAATGATTGTTTTGAACAAGTAGAAGGTGGAAAATAAATACTGTTTATGTGAAGAAACACTTCACCTATCGAATTTAAATAGTGTTTATGTATTTAAGAAAACTTCACGAATTTCACTGTTAACTTTTTACaaaatttaaatgaatttgaaaaatgttcgcagaattgaaaaatgttcacggattTGAGAAAAAGTtagtggatttgaaaaaagttcacaaaatgtggaaaaagaataaaaaaattaaaaaaaattcacaaaattgAAAAATGTATATGAATTTGATGAAATTTCATGAATCTCAAAAaagttttaaaatttcaaaaaggtTCACAATTGTTTTTAAGAAGatcatgaatttgagaaaagttcacaaaACTGAGAAATATACACGAATTTGAGGAAAGTTGATGAATTGGAAATTTTATAAAAGTTCATGCATTTTTAAACATAAAAATGGAAAATGGAAGAAGGGAGAAGAAAAATAAATagagaaaaaataaaatgaaaaggaaAACAAGAAACAGAACAAAAACCGAGTGAAAACACCAAGCAACACAAAACCAAGAAAAAAAAACAACCGGAAGAGAATGGCGCACTAGATGGACCAGCCCATTTAATTCCAACGATCGGCTGCTGTGGGCGCCATGTAGGAAAGGTCAGTACATGATGCCATAAGCGACGAATAGGAATTCGCAACGCTCGGAGGAAGCTACAGTTGATTTTTTTCTCAGTTTTTTTTACCTTCCTTTtatctttttagtttttttttctcgtGTACAGAATGCATCGGGGTACAGGTTGTACTGCACACGAAGTGCAAGTTGCTTGGAATACTTCATTTTCTATCCAGTGAATCAGTGCACCTTTTGTGGTGTGCATCATCATCCCACCAAAACTGTGACATCACATCTTAGATACCTCTGCAAATTTTTATACAAGTTTTAAAAACGGAGATTGCATAGGTTGGTATTGTTTGTGCTACGGACTTTTATGAAAACTTCCTTGCCTGCTGAAGATAGGCATCTTTCTTTTCAACTATTTAACCTCTGGATTAAATGGTCCACAGAATATCAACATCACTTTTTATCGAATCCAATGCGGTCGGGATGAACAAATATTTGTCATACATAGCTTCTATCATTATATTACTAAGGGTAGCAACACACTCGGGCCTTCATATTGACACCGGTGCTAGAGCTGAAGAAGAACTTGATTTATCCACGCTAACAAGTTGCCCAGATGCCAAACAGTACTGATCAAATATTGATTTCAAACATTCAACATTTTGTGTGTGGGCTTTCATCAAAATTAAAGAGTTATCAACAAAGTGTAAATTGGTGATTGTTTGTGCATCACGGCATACCTTGACTCCCACTAAGTCACCATTCTCTTCAGCATGTGACAACAAACATGCCGGTCCTTTACCATTTCCACAAGCTGCCATAGAACAAGCCGGCAACAAAGATCAACCCACCCTGCATCTCCAACCGATTGAAGGTAATTGCAGCTCGTTCTATCTCTATGCACTCTTTCTCCCAAATATCTGATATCTGATCGTCAAGCCTTTTTGTAGTTACTTATATTCTTTTTTGACAAGAGATCAATtccctgttttttttttctttgcgGAAACCATCGTGGCATTAAGTTAAAATTTGCGggcatgtttttcttttttttgtcaaCCTGAAACATGTTGTCTGTGTTCTTGAACATATCGTCCGCAAATCTAAAATTCTGCAGGCATAGTTTATTTTCTTGTCAATATCTTTGCAGAAAGAAAAGAACTTATAATACAGTATGTTTCTACCTGTGTTCTTGATTGTATTATCTAGTTTTGGAATCGAaggagcttcttcttcttcctcttctttcccCTTTCTCCTACCTCCCGTAGCGCGCTCGTCAGTACAACGCTGGCCCTGCTCCTCTTTCGCTTGGTACCTCCGCGCGCAGCGTCCCATGGCCGTACTCCGCAGCACCTGCCCGCCACCGCCTGGCCGCCCCCTGCAACCCCACTCCGCCGCCACCCACGCAACGCCAGCCCGCCGCGGATGTTGCCGGTGTGCTTCTGCACTGCGTCCTCGCCGGACAGCCTCCCGTCCGAGCCCAAGCTAGCCGGCGCGGGTAGGTGCGGCAGGAACACCGGACTGATCCAAGGGTTCGCGTTGCATATCCGCGGCGCGATGCAGCCACGCAGCGCGCCGCCCCGCGGCCACAGCGAGGCGCCTTCAGGATTCTGAATCCTTCACGACGCAAGCCAGGTTCTAGATCTGCACCTTTGACTTCGTTACACCTCACTGTATATGCAGTCAAAGTTGATTAAAAAAAAGGAACTTTTTATACCACTGTCCCTCAACAATATATGTTCAGATCcctcaatttttttaatatatgttctGATTTATCTGTGCACAAGGTCGTTCATGAATGTTACATACAGGTATATAGCTTTAACCTCCGTATCCGTATTGCGTTTTCTTCTTGGAAATTACCACCTTCGGAGCTTTTGTTGTATTTGGCTGCTGAACCTTTCTACACACACAAGCATCTACTGACTTGGTGTCTATATATAAAAAAGCTTTATATAGAAAGCTAACTGTAATTGTTATTACTTTTTTGTGAATTAAGTTTCCTAGTGGATCCCAGAATTATAATGTTCCCTTTTATCGGGTTAAAATGTTGCCATTTTCAACACGTCAGTAAGCATTGTGTAAGTATGTGCAAGCTTAATGTGCGGCTGCGCTGTATTTGGTGTTCTTTCTTTCAAAACAGAGATTTTTGGTGTTTCTGAAAATTAATCTCAACCTAAGGCCATTCAAATCGGACCTCCTTTTCGAATCTTTTTAACACCGATACATTTTCAGATATTTCAACACCATCTTGCGTCGAATCATATTAGCTAGCAGCATGGCCTGTAAGACTTGCATATAAATGATTGGTCATGTTTTAAATTTGTAAATTAGATTTATTGGCTCGAAGGCTGGCGTTGAGCAACACACAACTTCCAAATTGTCTCCATCCGTAATATAAACAATGCTACTCCCTCTGGCGCTTCCACACAAGTTACAGTAAGAGCAAGACCAGAGGAGACTTTACCAATCCATCTCTGATCTGTTCCGTTGATTGAAGTTAATTTCGCTAACTTTTTGTAGTTTGTTCCGTGTGCCGAGATCACTCCCTCCTACTCCCTCCATCTCCATCtcgtaatataagatgttattacaaccaaTATATGAGTACATTGGTTgttataacatcttatattataggacagagggagtagtatataccaTGCAGAGAATTTATGGGCTTTCTACTCTTTATTTTTCTCTCCTAGTAATGTTGTGCTTGAGTGTAATTCTAGCTCTTTGTCGTTAAAAAATGTCTTCGTGTTCTTTTCTCGGAAATGGGGAACCCTTTGCTTTTGTATATGGCATGCATGTTTGAATTAGCCAGGGATTCAGAAGATAACTGGAATCAGACTACATTTCAGATACATTATTGGTGAACGAACTTATTATCCTTTTTCTCTAATTATTAAATGAGATAATGACATGTCGTTCAGTTTCAAGCATTCATGGGATTGTGTGGTGATCATTATGATAATGAAAGAGTAATTTTCTTTATATGTTCCGTTCTGGCAGCAAAAACAACATCCTTCCTGCTGATGGCAGGAGTTTTGGATGCTTTGGCATCTTACGTCAGCAACATGCTCACTGAGATGGCAATAGAAGAAGTGGCCATGCTGATTGGGGTCTCTAGCGGGATTGATGACCTAAGCGTCAAGCTCAGGGACCTAAAAAATGTTCTTGCGGATGCCGATAAGTTGAATATCACAGACGAGAGTGTGCGGGAGTGGGTGGAGGAACTGAAGCGCGCCATGTATCACGCCACTGACATCCTCGACCTGTGCCAGCTCAGAGTCATGGAGCAAGGTCCATCCAAGGACATGGGGTGCCTTAATCCACTCCTCTTCTGCATGCGAAACCCCCTCCATGCCCATGAGATCGGGAGCCGCATCAAGGCGCTCAACCAAAAGCTAGATGAAATCTCCAAGAGGGGCGGTAGTTTCAATTTTATCAAGCTGGAAGCCTACCAAAACCAAAAGACAACCAACCCTCCTGCTGTCAACCGCAAGACAAATCCATTGCTGGAGTGATCGAGTGTGGTCGGGGAGAAGATTGAAGATGATACAAGGGCACTTGTTCATATGTTCCTGATGGAGTCAGGGGACAAGAGTGATAGCATCATGGTGTTTGCCATAGTTGGTGTTGGTGGAATTGGTAAGACTACCCTCAGCAAGAAGGTCTTTAATGATGAGGCCATCCAAGACAAGTTCACCACAAAGATATGGTTGAGTGTCACACAAGAGTTCAGCGAGGTTGAGCTGTTGCAGACGGCCATCACTTCCGCCAATGGAAACTTGCCAGGGCCAGGTGGTTGGTCTCAAGACAAAGCTTTGCTTGTGCCGGCTCTTGCGAATGCTATCAGAGACAAGAAGATATTTCTTGTGTTGGATGACATGTGGGGCATCAATGAATGGACCAACTTGCTCAAGGCTCCCTTTAGCCACAGCGCTCCTGGTAGCCGAGTCCTCATCACATCAAGACATGAAGCCATTGCTCGAGGCATGAAAGCTGTGCATCCTTACCACCATGTTGACAAATTAGAGCCTGAAGATGCTTGGTCATTGCTCAAGAAGCAGGTGAGTGTATGGCTACTAGCAACCTCTGCTCTGTCTCAAGTAAATAATCAATAGTATATTCATTTATTAGCACAGGTCATAGCCATATTTTCCAGCAGTCTTTGTGCTTCAGTACCTTAAGTGCATCCGCCGTTTATTGCGTCTCTATGTATATATGTTCATTGTTGTTTGATGAATGATGCTGCTAAGATTCGATTAGTATGTTTACCACGGCAAACTTGTTGCACTTTCAATGCATGTAAACCTTATTGTTCTTGTTAGCTCCACAACTAGCTAACTAGACTTCCCTAATTAATTATTCTAGAATTA is from Triticum aestivum cultivar Chinese Spring chromosome 3A, IWGSC CS RefSeq v2.1, whole genome shotgun sequence and encodes:
- the LOC123059961 gene encoding putative disease resistance protein RGA3, which produces MGLCGDHYDNERVIFFICSVLAAKTTSFLLMAGVLDALASYVSNMLTEMAIEEVAMLIGVSSGIDDLSVKLRDLKNVLADADKLNITDESVREWVEELKRAMYHATDILDLCQLRVMEQGPSKDMGCLNPLLFCMRNPLHAHEIGSRIKALNQKLDEISKRGGSFNFIKLEAYQNQKTTNPPAVNRKTNPLLE
- the LOC123057663 gene encoding protein DETOXIFICATION 32 isoform X3, with amino-acid sequence MASGLPGGPHRGVPVLHRLRHGQLRGAHRRRGARRGHRRGEHPGGLRLRSPAQFGMGCALDTLCGQAVGAGQLDLLGVYVQQSWIVCGAAAVALTPAYAFATPILGSLLRQPAAVAEAAGPYARWAIPRLLAHAANFPLQKFFQTQSRVWALTAITGAALAVHVALTYVAVNRLGYGLRGAAVAGNVSYWLIDAAQFACLVSGRFPDAWKGFSVLAFRNLAAFVKISLVSAAMICLEFWYYAALLILVGLLKNGQLQLDIMSVCINYEFWTMMVALGLSEAVSVRVSNELGASRPKEAKFSVAMAAMTSALIGAAFMAVFFIWRRGLPRLFSDDEEVVDGAARLGYLLAVTVFFSSIGPVLSGVAVGAGWQLQVAFVNIGCYYLVGIPVGVLLGFKLKLGALGVWTGMLTGTLLQMAIVLVIITRTEWEKQALLAAARIKEVGGKNEDQPLATAACREDEQMDTVNDEVCMQTRERNIELECNEQVVV
- the LOC123057663 gene encoding protein DETOXIFICATION 32 isoform X2, with amino-acid sequence MRALATKSWEESKLLWRLAFPAVLTEVFQFSIGFVTASFVGHIGVVELAAVTVVESILEGFAYGVLFGMGCALDTLCGQAVGAGQLDLLGVYVQQSWIVCGAAAVALTPAYAFATPILGSLLRQPAAVAEAAGPYARWAIPRLLAHAANFPLQKFFQTQSRVWALTAITGAALAVHVALTYVAVNRLGYGLRGAAVAGNVSYWLIDAAQFACLVSGRFPDAWKGFSVLAFRNLAAFVKISLVSAAMICLEFWYYAALLILVGLLKNGQLQLDIIINYEFWTMMVALGLSEAVSVRVSNELGASRPKEAKFSVAMAAMTSALIGAAFMAVFFIWRRGLPRLFSDDEEVVDGAARLGYLLAVTVFFSSIGPVLSGVAVGAGWQLQVAFVNIGCYYLVGIPVGVLLGFKLKLGALGVWTGMLTGTLLQMAIVLVIITRTEWEKQALLAAARIKEVGGKNEDQPLATAACREDEQMDTVNDEVCMQTRERNIELECNEQVVV
- the LOC123057663 gene encoding protein DETOXIFICATION 32 isoform X1, with translation MRALATKSWEESKLLWRLAFPAVLTEVFQFSIGFVTASFVGHIGVVELAAVTVVESILEGFAYGVLFGMGCALDTLCGQAVGAGQLDLLGVYVQQSWIVCGAAAVALTPAYAFATPILGSLLRQPAAVAEAAGPYARWAIPRLLAHAANFPLQKFFQTQSRVWALTAITGAALAVHVALTYVAVNRLGYGLRGAAVAGNVSYWLIDAAQFACLVSGRFPDAWKGFSVLAFRNLAAFVKISLVSAAMICLEFWYYAALLILVGLLKNGQLQLDIMSVCINYEFWTMMVALGLSEAVSVRVSNELGASRPKEAKFSVAMAAMTSALIGAAFMAVFFIWRRGLPRLFSDDEEVVDGAARLGYLLAVTVFFSSIGPVLSGVAVGAGWQLQVAFVNIGCYYLVGIPVGVLLGFKLKLGALGVWTGMLTGTLLQMAIVLVIITRTEWEKQALLAAARIKEVGGKNEDQPLATAACREDEQMDTVNDEVCMQTRERNIELECNEQVVV